A stretch of DNA from Nitrospira sp.:
CGAGATCCCATTCTCGGTTGAACCGAAACTCCGCCCCGCCCGACACCATATGCAAATAGTAGGACACATCATCGGCGAACTGCGGCTGGGCATGGCCGTCGGCCAGCCCGCGTTCGTACAGATAACTCACCATCAGCGTGAGCCAACCGGTGGCTCGATAGTCGAGGTGGGGCCCGATCGTCCAGAAATTTGTATCCCGCTCCGCAAACGAGTCGTTATATCGTCGGAGCCCGAACCGAGCGATGAACGTCCCGGTCAGCGTCTCCGTCAATCGACGCTCGACTTCGGCGCGCCAATGGTGAGAGCTGACCCGTTCCTCCTGAATGGAGCGCGTTCCGGTTCGTCGTTCGAAATTCGGACCAAGGAAGAGATTGGGCACATACCGATACCGCACGAGGACCCTCGTGTCACGATCAAGCGAAAAGCGGTCCTGGATGCGGTAGTCGGCATGGTTGAAGATGGGATTGTTGGTGAAGATCGCCCCTTGCGCCTTGACCGAGAGTTCATTTTTCCCCTGCGCGGTCGGCGTGGCATGAATCACCTCCAACGCCGGTTCCCAAATGACATCGGCGCGCTTCTCCGTGGACACCACCGTAGGTTGGGAAGGGTCTTCCGTCAAACGGAGGCGCCTGGCGGAGGAAAACTGAAAGGCATCCGTGGTATAGCTGGTCTTCTGCTCGGCCACCGCCGACCACTCGGCCCGCACGGTCCCATCCGGCCCACTGATCAGAATGCCCACCGTCAGCCAGAGGCCGACCCGGATGCCGATGGAGGAACGGACATGTCGGTAGCGCATCATCGAGCAGTGCGGCCTACAACAGCGTGCGGCAGGGCGTTCGTCTCCGAAACGGATGCCGGCCATGGCGGGACCGGTTGACACCAGCGACCCTCTGCTCTTCAGCGTCTGATAACTTCCCCTTTCTGTCAACAGCGTTCACTCATACAGCTTCCACAACTTCATCAGATTCACGGTAATCATGATGATCGCAATCGATACGGTGATCGAGGCCGTGACCCGGCTCATCACCGTCGGCGACACCCACGAACCAATGCGGACTCCCACCAACATGCCGGTCAGACTACCCAGCAACACATAGACGAGGAGATTCCAATCGATGCGGCCGAACTGTAAATGTCCGATGATGCCACCGAGGGAGATCAGAGCAATGATGGTGAGCGAGGTGCCGATCGCGATCCCAGCCCGGAACCGCAGCACCAGCATCAACGCGGGAACCACGAGGAATCCTCCGCCCACGCCGAACAATCCATTGACGGTGCCCACGGCCAGACCGATCGCACCAACCTTCAACCAACAGGTGCGGGGGAACTGGGTCGCGCAGGACTCTTTGTCCTCCGGCTCATTCGCCAGACCTTGCTGTCTGGCCATGATGCTCCGTACCAGTAACAACAACAGGCCGAACAGCACCAGCAGGATT
This window harbors:
- a CDS encoding sulfite exporter TauE/SafE family protein, whose amino-acid sequence is MIEQALRAVLSGMPIGLQLGATGTGGAILGMPLLVYIAGLSLQQAAAMSLMIVATSSILGAWEYGRRGLVHTRAAAAFGWTGILGSWGGAFGHRVVREEILLVLFGLLLLLVRSIMARQQGLANEPEDKESCATQFPRTCWLKVGAIGLAVGTVNGLFGVGGGFLVVPALMLVLRFRAGIAIGTSLTIIALISLGGIIGHLQFGRIDWNLLVYVLLGSLTGMLVGVRIGSWVSPTVMSRVTASITVSIAIIMITVNLMKLWKLYE